The proteins below come from a single Streptococcus hyointestinalis genomic window:
- a CDS encoding ABC transporter ATP-binding protein yields MIDFSHVSQQYGERIVLSDITLHIKRGEFFVLVGPSGSGKTTLLKMLNRLITPTAGSILRNGVAIDTINLRQLRLETGYVLQQIALFPNLTVAENIELIPEMKGWDAKRRKKASDTLLQKVGLAPSKYRHRYPSELSGGEQQRIGILRAIITKPELLLMDEPFSALDPISRRQLQDLTKSLQKELGMTLVFVTHDMKEAMRLADRICVINQGKIVQVDSPQAIKEAPKNAFVAQLFETED; encoded by the coding sequence ATGATTGACTTTTCACACGTAAGTCAACAGTACGGCGAGAGAATTGTCTTATCTGACATTACACTACATATCAAGCGGGGCGAGTTTTTTGTGCTGGTAGGTCCTAGCGGTAGCGGAAAAACCACACTTTTAAAAATGCTCAACCGTTTGATCACGCCAACTGCTGGCAGTATTTTGCGAAATGGCGTTGCTATTGACACCATCAATCTTAGGCAATTACGGCTTGAGACAGGCTATGTCTTGCAGCAAATCGCCCTCTTTCCAAATCTCACTGTGGCAGAAAATATCGAGCTCATCCCAGAGATGAAAGGCTGGGACGCCAAGAGACGCAAGAAAGCGAGCGATACTCTCCTTCAAAAAGTAGGACTTGCTCCTAGCAAATACCGCCATCGCTACCCAAGCGAGCTCTCTGGTGGTGAGCAACAGCGTATTGGCATTTTACGGGCTATTATCACTAAGCCTGAGCTGCTTTTGATGGACGAGCCTTTTTCAGCGCTTGACCCCATCTCACGCAGGCAACTGCAAGACTTGACCAAGAGTTTACAAAAAGAGCTTGGCATGACGCTTGTCTTTGTCACCCATGATATGAAAGAGGCCATGCGACTGGCTGATCGCATTTGTGTCATCAATCAAGGCAAAATCGTCCAAGTAGATAGCCCACAGGCTATCAAAGAAGCACCGAAAAATGCCTTTGTTGCCCAGCTTTTTGAGACGGAGGATTAG
- a CDS encoding IS30 family transposase, with product MSTNHSTKKSLYSHLSASERGEISAYLKMGKTPSEIARLLGRHRSTISREIKRGSVSQVQDKNGKRIYSTVYFPDSGQRVYETNRRKSAYHKLSYCSQTFFKELEKALKTKPRCHSVDSFVQTYREKHPLEVIPSTKTVYRYIKDGLLRVKPIDLPKMVSIRKRSKVTPKATTKILGKSIEERPECINDRSEFGHWEIDLVLGKKTKGEAVILTLVERQTRFAIAVKLANKQAETINRAVKSLLSQYPIRSITSDNGSEFSSLSDLKGVEVYFAHPYASHERGTNENFNGLLREFLPKGVSLNSLTTEELNHYVSAINDRPRRLHKYKTANILFGLAQTA from the coding sequence ATGTCCACTAATCATTCTACCAAAAAATCGTTATACTCACACCTTTCAGCCTCTGAACGCGGAGAAATCAGCGCCTATCTCAAGATGGGCAAGACCCCCTCTGAGATTGCTCGTCTGCTTGGGCGTCATCGCTCAACCATCAGTCGGGAAATCAAACGAGGAAGTGTTTCTCAGGTTCAAGATAAGAACGGGAAACGAATCTACTCAACGGTTTACTTTCCAGATAGTGGTCAACGTGTTTATGAAACCAATCGTCGAAAAAGTGCCTATCATAAACTATCATACTGCTCCCAGACATTCTTCAAGGAACTTGAGAAAGCCCTGAAAACGAAACCTCGCTGTCACAGTGTCGATAGCTTTGTTCAAACTTACCGAGAAAAACATCCACTGGAAGTTATCCCTTCCACCAAGACAGTGTATCGTTACATCAAAGACGGACTGTTGAGGGTTAAACCGATTGATTTACCTAAGATGGTGAGCATCCGAAAACGGTCTAAAGTAACGCCTAAGGCCACGACGAAAATCTTAGGAAAATCCATTGAAGAACGTCCAGAGTGTATCAATGACCGTTCTGAATTTGGGCATTGGGAGATTGATTTGGTTCTTGGCAAGAAAACCAAAGGTGAAGCTGTTATTTTGACCCTAGTAGAGCGTCAAACACGATTTGCCATCGCTGTAAAACTGGCTAATAAACAAGCAGAAACTATCAATAGGGCTGTTAAGAGCCTACTATCACAGTACCCTATTCGCTCTATCACATCGGACAATGGCTCAGAGTTCAGTAGCTTGTCAGACTTAAAAGGTGTGGAAGTCTATTTTGCCCATCCTTATGCTTCTCATGAAAGAGGAACAAATGAAAATTTCAATGGTCTCTTGAGAGAGTTTCTCCCAAAAGGTGTCTCTCTTAACTCACTAACGACAGAAGAACTCAATCACTACGTCTCTGCTATCAATGACAGACCTAGACGACTTCACAAGTATAAAACCGCAAATATTTTGTTTGGGCTAGCCCAAACAGCTTAA
- a CDS encoding DUF1129 domain-containing protein yields the protein MNTESLSQLTKKNQEFIHIATKQLTQDGKSQEEIDAIFDEVLPSILDNQEKGIPARSFLGAPTVWAGSFTPKEEDKKQQKSQKNTNPWLMWLDTSLLFIGIIALINGLMLLFNSKATNSGIFSILSIGFGGGGAMYATYYFVYRHLGKPKGERPGWLKSIAMIALAMFAWIVLITVINLVIPAGLNSNLPSWALFVISLAAFGLRYYMQKKYNVQNSLAPVQN from the coding sequence ATGAATACTGAAAGCTTATCTCAACTCACCAAAAAAAATCAAGAGTTTATCCACATCGCAACTAAACAGCTCACTCAAGATGGCAAATCTCAAGAGGAGATTGACGCTATCTTTGATGAGGTTCTACCAAGCATTCTTGACAATCAAGAAAAAGGCATTCCTGCTAGAAGCTTTCTAGGTGCACCAACGGTTTGGGCAGGCAGCTTTACACCAAAAGAAGAGGACAAAAAACAGCAAAAGTCTCAAAAGAACACCAATCCTTGGCTCATGTGGCTGGATACTTCTCTTCTTTTCATTGGTATCATCGCCCTTATCAACGGCTTAATGCTCCTTTTCAACTCTAAAGCCACCAACTCAGGCATCTTTTCTATCCTGTCTATCGGCTTTGGGGGCGGGGGTGCGATGTACGCCACTTACTACTTTGTTTACCGCCATCTTGGCAAACCAAAAGGTGAGCGCCCTGGCTGGCTCAAGTCCATCGCCATGATTGCACTTGCCATGTTTGCTTGGATCGTCCTTATCACAGTCATCAATCTCGTCATCCCAGCTGGGCTCAATAGCAACCTTCCATCTTGGGCACTCTTTGTCATTTCACTAGCAGCCTTTGGTCTACGCTACTACATGCAAAAGAAATACAATGTCCAAAACAGCTTGGCACCCGTACAAAATTAA
- a CDS encoding MarR family winged helix-turn-helix transcriptional regulator: MPASKKGGYLTLHIQLLNARLFNYLLAADGRALYSAEQGKILSSLWEKEPQTATELAGHTGLANNTLTAMLKRLMDQKLIQCLSHPKDKRKKLYTLTALGKEQEIIGDKVSHQLADIFYQGFSEEEIEQADGYLERILHNLEDGLKRKKENNHKN; encoded by the coding sequence ATGCCAGCCAGTAAAAAAGGGGGTTACCTAACCTTACACATCCAGCTGTTAAATGCGAGGCTCTTCAACTACCTCTTGGCTGCTGACGGGCGAGCGCTCTATTCAGCAGAGCAGGGGAAAATCCTCTCAAGCCTATGGGAAAAAGAGCCACAGACAGCTACGGAGCTTGCAGGTCACACAGGACTTGCCAATAACACACTAACAGCCATGCTCAAGCGCTTGATGGACCAAAAACTCATCCAATGTCTGTCACATCCAAAGGATAAGCGCAAAAAACTCTACACACTAACAGCCCTTGGAAAAGAACAGGAGATCATCGGCGATAAGGTCAGTCATCAATTAGCCGACATCTTTTATCAAGGCTTTTCAGAAGAAGAAATTGAGCAGGCAGACGGCTATCTAGAGCGTATCCTCCACAACCTAGAGGACGGACTCAAGAGAAAAAAGGAAAATAATCACAAGAACTGA
- a CDS encoding M24 family metallopeptidase — MVFEKRVDKLVEALGEVGCDGLLVTNLTNVYYLTGFHGTAGTVFVSPKHRLFVTDARYSLIAKESITGFDIIESRDAFSEIAKRIKDDKFETLGFDSEVSYSLYQTLSQVFEGYKLQATSNVIESLRMVKDEHEVAIIKKACQISDQAFLDVLDFIKPNVTTELEVANFLDFRMRELGASGPSFEFIVASGERSSMPHGVASHKVIRDNEMLTMDFGCYYQHYVSDMTRTVHVGAASDEEKHIYETVLASNQALLDVAKAGMTYRDYDRVARQVIDEAGYGAYFTHGIGHGIGLDIHEIPYFGKSDDKLQAGMALTDEPGIYIDGKYGVRIEDDLLVTEEGCELLTLAPKELLII; from the coding sequence ATGGTATTTGAGAAACGTGTGGATAAGTTGGTGGAGGCTCTTGGTGAAGTTGGCTGTGATGGGCTTTTGGTGACCAATCTCACCAATGTCTATTATTTAACAGGCTTTCATGGGACGGCGGGCACTGTTTTTGTCAGCCCCAAGCACCGTCTATTTGTGACGGATGCTAGATACAGCTTGATTGCCAAGGAGAGTATCACTGGCTTTGACATTATCGAGTCACGGGACGCTTTTTCTGAAATAGCAAAGCGTATCAAAGACGACAAGTTTGAGACGCTTGGCTTTGACAGTGAAGTCAGCTACAGTCTCTATCAGACCTTGTCACAGGTCTTTGAGGGCTACAAATTACAGGCGACCAGCAATGTCATCGAGAGCTTGCGCATGGTCAAGGACGAGCATGAGGTGGCTATCATCAAGAAAGCCTGCCAGATTTCAGATCAAGCCTTTTTAGATGTTTTAGACTTTATCAAGCCAAATGTCACTACCGAGTTAGAGGTTGCTAACTTCCTAGACTTTCGCATGCGTGAGCTGGGGGCGTCTGGACCTTCTTTTGAGTTTATCGTAGCTTCTGGTGAGCGCTCTAGTATGCCACACGGTGTCGCCAGCCACAAGGTTATTAGAGATAACGAGATGTTGACCATGGACTTTGGTTGCTATTATCAGCACTATGTCAGTGACATGACACGCACCGTTCATGTTGGAGCAGCTAGTGACGAGGAAAAGCACATCTACGAGACCGTCCTTGCTAGCAATCAAGCGCTGCTGGACGTGGCTAAGGCAGGTATGACCTACCGTGACTATGATAGGGTCGCTCGTCAAGTCATTGATGAGGCGGGCTACGGCGCTTACTTTACGCACGGTATCGGGCACGGCATAGGCTTAGACATCCATGAGATTCCTTACTTTGGCAAGTCTGATGACAAATTGCAAGCAGGCATGGCTCTTACAGATGAACCTGGGATTTACATTGATGGCAAGTACGGTGTGCGAATCGAGGATGACCTTTTGGTCACTGAGGAAGGCTGCGAGCTGTTGACGCTTGCGCCAAAAGAGCTGCTCATCATCTAG
- a CDS encoding magnesium transporter CorA family protein, producing MKQLFLSTALDFNEIDTFEPGAWINLVNPSQEESAQVADRFGIDIADLRAPLDVEETSRIAVEDDYTLIIVDVPTYEERNNKSYYVTIPLGIIVTDNAVITTCIEKLTLFDNFFNHRVRNFYTFMKTRFVFQILYRNAELYLTALRSIDRQSDKLEAEMENATRNEQLIDMMELEKSIVYLKASLKMNERIVKKLSGNASSLKKYIEDEDLLEDTLIETQQAIEMATIYENVLNAMTETSAAIISNNQNTIMKTLALMTMALDIPTVIFSAYGMNFQNNWLPLNDKPYAFWYVVLIAAGLSLMVVAYFIRKKWF from the coding sequence ATGAAGCAGCTGTTTTTATCAACCGCACTGGATTTCAATGAAATTGATACCTTCGAGCCAGGTGCTTGGATCAATCTGGTGAACCCCTCGCAGGAGGAGTCGGCTCAAGTGGCTGACCGCTTTGGGATTGATATCGCTGACCTTAGAGCCCCTCTTGACGTCGAAGAAACCTCTCGTATTGCTGTTGAGGACGACTACACGCTGATTATCGTGGACGTGCCGACCTATGAGGAGCGCAACAATAAGAGCTACTATGTCACCATTCCTCTAGGTATCATTGTCACGGACAATGCTGTCATTACGACCTGCATTGAAAAACTGACCTTATTTGACAACTTTTTCAACCATCGTGTGCGTAATTTCTACACGTTTATGAAAACACGCTTTGTTTTTCAAATTCTCTACCGCAATGCAGAGCTCTATCTAACCGCTCTGCGTTCCATTGACCGCCAAAGCGATAAGTTGGAAGCGGAGATGGAAAATGCCACACGTAACGAGCAGCTGATTGACATGATGGAGCTGGAAAAATCCATCGTCTACCTAAAGGCGTCACTCAAGATGAACGAGCGAATCGTCAAAAAACTCTCAGGCAACGCCAGCAGTCTCAAAAAATACATCGAAGACGAGGACTTGCTTGAGGACACCTTGATTGAGACCCAGCAGGCGATTGAGATGGCGACCATTTATGAAAATGTCTTGAATGCCATGACAGAAACCTCTGCTGCTATCATCTCAAACAACCAAAATACCATCATGAAAACCCTAGCTCTGATGACAATGGCGCTGGATATCCCGACTGTTATCTTCTCAGCTTACGGTATGAACTTTCAAAACAACTGGCTGCCGCTCAATGACAAACCCTATGCCTTCTGGTACGTGGTCTTGATTGCGGCTGGGCTTAGCTTGATGGTTGTTGCTTACTTCATCCGCAAAAAATGGTTCTAA
- the uvrA gene encoding excinuclease ABC subunit UvrA codes for MQDKLVIHGARAHNLKNIDVEIPRDKLVVVTGLSGSGKSSLAFDTIYAEGQRRYVESLSAYARQFLGNMEKPDVDSIDGLSPAISIDQKTTSKNPRSTVGTATEINDYLRLLYARVGVPYCPNGHGAITASSVEQIVDRVLALPERTRMQILAPVVRRKKGQHKTTFEKIQRDGYVRVRVDGEVYDISEVPELSKSKMHTIEIVVDRLVNKDGIRSRLFDSVESALRLADGYVIIDTMDGNELLFSEHYSCPVCGFTVPELEPRLFSFNAPFGSCPTCDGLGSRLEVDLDMIVPDDTKTLREGALAPWNPISSNYYPTMLEQAMEAFGVDMDTPYKDLSDAEKDLVLYGSGEREFHFHYVNDFGGERNIDIPFEGVVTNVNRRYHETSSDFTRNVMRGYMNELTCTTCHGYRLNEQALSVRVGGSDGLNIGQLSELSIADHLELLSHLTLSDNEKTIASPIVKEIKDRLTFLNNVGLNYLTLSRSAGTLSGGESQRIRLATQIGSNLSGVLYVLDEPSIGLHQRDNDRLIASLKKMRDLGNTLIVVEHDEDTMMQADWLIDVGPGAGAFGGEIVASGTPKQVARSKKSITGQYLSGKKSIPVPLERRSGNGNFIEIKGAKENNLKNLDVKFPLGEFIAVTGVSGSGKSTLINSILKKAVAQKLNRNSDKPGKHKSISGIENIERLIDIDQSPIGRTPRSNPATYTGVFDDIRDLFAQTNEAKIRGYKKGRFSFNVKGGRCEACSGDGIIKIEMHFLPDVYVPCEVCHGTRYNSETLEVHYKEKNIAQVLDMTVNDAVEFFGAIPKIARKLQTIKDVGLGYVTLGQPATTLSGGEAQRMKLASELHKRSTGKSLYILDEPTTGLHTDDIARLLKVLERFVDDGNTVLVIEHNLDVIKSADYLIDLGPEGGVGGGTIVATGTPEEVAKNPNSYTGQYLKDKLNV; via the coding sequence ATGCAAGATAAATTAGTCATTCATGGTGCACGTGCGCACAATTTAAAAAATATTGATGTGGAAATTCCACGAGACAAGTTGGTTGTGGTGACAGGCTTGTCGGGTTCTGGAAAATCAAGTCTTGCTTTTGACACGATTTACGCCGAAGGGCAAAGGCGCTATGTCGAGAGCTTGTCGGCTTATGCCAGACAATTCTTAGGCAACATGGAAAAGCCAGATGTGGATAGTATCGATGGGCTAAGCCCAGCTATTTCCATTGACCAAAAGACCACCAGCAAAAACCCCCGCTCAACTGTGGGAACCGCTACCGAAATTAACGATTACCTGCGTCTGCTCTACGCTAGGGTCGGTGTGCCTTACTGTCCAAATGGTCACGGCGCTATCACAGCCTCGTCTGTGGAGCAAATCGTTGATCGTGTCCTAGCCTTGCCAGAGCGCACACGGATGCAAATCCTAGCGCCAGTGGTGCGTCGAAAAAAAGGGCAGCACAAGACCACTTTTGAGAAGATTCAGCGTGACGGCTATGTGCGGGTGCGTGTGGACGGTGAGGTTTATGACATCTCAGAAGTGCCAGAGCTTTCAAAGAGCAAGATGCACACCATTGAGATTGTCGTTGACCGTTTGGTCAATAAAGACGGCATTCGCAGTCGCCTCTTTGACTCGGTGGAGTCAGCTTTGCGTCTAGCAGACGGTTATGTCATCATTGACACTATGGATGGCAATGAACTGCTCTTTTCTGAGCACTATTCTTGCCCAGTGTGTGGTTTTACCGTGCCAGAGCTTGAGCCTCGTCTCTTTTCTTTCAATGCGCCCTTTGGCTCTTGTCCGACCTGTGATGGGCTTGGTAGTCGCTTAGAGGTTGACCTTGACATGATTGTCCCAGACGACACGAAGACGCTTCGTGAGGGGGCGCTTGCGCCGTGGAATCCTATCTCCTCTAACTACTATCCAACCATGCTGGAGCAAGCTATGGAAGCTTTTGGGGTGGATATGGATACGCCTTACAAGGACCTTAGCGATGCGGAAAAAGACCTGGTGCTTTACGGCTCAGGTGAGCGTGAGTTTCATTTTCACTATGTCAATGACTTTGGCGGAGAGCGCAATATCGACATTCCATTTGAGGGTGTCGTCACCAATGTCAACCGTCGCTATCACGAGACCAGCAGCGACTTTACCCGCAATGTCATGCGTGGCTACATGAATGAGCTGACCTGTACGACCTGCCACGGTTACCGCCTCAATGAACAAGCCCTTAGCGTGCGTGTCGGAGGCAGCGACGGGCTCAATATCGGACAGCTCTCAGAGCTTTCTATCGCTGACCACCTTGAGCTGCTGAGTCATCTTACCCTCAGTGACAATGAAAAAACCATTGCCAGCCCTATTGTCAAAGAAATCAAAGACCGCCTGACTTTCTTGAACAATGTGGGGCTCAACTACTTGACCCTATCTCGTAGCGCTGGCACCCTTTCTGGTGGTGAGAGCCAGCGCATTCGCCTTGCGACACAAATCGGCTCAAATCTATCTGGTGTGCTCTATGTCCTTGATGAGCCGTCTATCGGGCTTCACCAGAGAGATAACGACCGTCTCATCGCCAGTCTCAAGAAAATGCGTGACCTCGGTAATACCTTGATTGTCGTTGAGCATGATGAGGATACCATGATGCAGGCAGACTGGCTGATTGATGTAGGTCCTGGTGCAGGAGCGTTTGGTGGGGAAATTGTCGCCTCAGGCACACCAAAGCAAGTGGCTCGCAGCAAGAAGTCTATCACGGGACAATACCTGTCTGGTAAAAAGTCTATCCCAGTGCCGCTAGAACGCCGCAGTGGCAACGGAAACTTCATCGAAATCAAGGGCGCTAAGGAAAACAACCTCAAGAACCTTGACGTCAAGTTCCCGCTTGGTGAGTTCATCGCTGTGACGGGTGTGTCTGGCTCAGGCAAGTCAACGCTGATTAACAGCATTCTCAAAAAAGCGGTGGCGCAAAAGCTCAACCGCAACTCTGACAAGCCCGGCAAGCACAAGTCTATCTCAGGAATTGAAAACATCGAGCGTTTGATTGACATCGACCAAAGCCCTATCGGGCGCACACCACGCTCCAATCCAGCCACTTACACTGGTGTGTTTGACGACATTCGTGACCTTTTTGCTCAGACCAATGAAGCTAAAATCCGTGGCTACAAAAAGGGGCGTTTCTCCTTTAACGTCAAGGGTGGACGCTGTGAAGCCTGCTCGGGAGACGGGATTATCAAAATTGAGATGCACTTCTTGCCAGACGTCTATGTGCCTTGTGAGGTCTGTCACGGCACACGCTACAACAGCGAGACCCTAGAAGTGCACTATAAGGAAAAAAATATCGCTCAAGTGCTTGATATGACGGTCAATGACGCAGTTGAGTTCTTTGGCGCTATTCCAAAGATAGCTAGAAAATTGCAGACCATCAAGGACGTTGGACTTGGCTATGTGACCTTGGGTCAGCCAGCCACCACGCTCTCTGGTGGGGAAGCGCAGCGTATGAAGTTAGCCAGTGAGCTTCACAAGCGCTCAACAGGCAAGAGCCTCTACATCCTTGATGAGCCGACAACGGGGCTTCATACAGACGACATCGCTCGTCTCCTCAAGGTTCTTGAGCGCTTTGTCGATGATGGCAATACCGTGCTTGTCATCGAGCACAATTTGGATGTGATTAAGAGTGCGGACTATCTGATTGACCTAGGACCTGAAGGCGGTGTCGGTGGTGGAACCATTGTAGCCACAGGCACACCAGAAGAAGTCGCCAAAAATCCAAACAGCTACACAGGACAGTATCTAAAAGACAAACTGAACGTGTAA
- a CDS encoding HAD-IC family P-type ATPase, giving the protein MKNSWSKEGLTAAQVEEQKAAGHINQISKQGQNTYWLIFKRNIFTLFNLLNLFIVIALLAVKAWSDTVFFSVIIINACSGILVEVRAKWMIDRLNLISQDLVEVIRDGKTEKLPPDQLVLGDLITLSTGDQVPSDARVVSGFAELNEAMLTGESDLVPKTADSEILAGSFLVSGHIMAIVQKVGDDNYASKLMLEAKKDKAVGSRIIQALDRVASFTGKIILPFGIGLLLEALYLKSLPTKIAVVYTSTPLLGMLPKGIALLTITALLTAVIKLGRKKVLVQEMYSVETLAHVDTLCLDKTGTITEGKMRLERTIPLGDTPVELFENYLSTYITASEDSNPTARAIRQIYGKGASQHVVTAIPFSSQRKWGAISFSDIGSLYLGAPELLMSEQPRAMLEAQAQGSRTLVLCHSKKPLRADFEHPADDLVPLGLLIIADPIRKGVTSTLDYLKSQDVDLRIISGDNPVTVSNIARKAGFDNYQSYIDCSVLSETELSAKIPETTIFGRVSPEQKRQIVRELKEQERTVAMTGDGVNDILALREADCSIAMAEGDPATRQVANLVLLESDFNDVPEILFEGRRVVNNIARVAPIFLVKTVYSFALALLCLVSPLFGDVIIFPFTPLQVTVVDQFMEGLPPFLLSFERNNKLVEKDFLRLAVLKAIPSGILITAGVLFIRILGHFFAWGLSEQAALSYYILGLVTLLSVLRASLPLNLWRGLLLFFWSFLGFMISAYYLSPFLQIKVTSHIFTPLIVFMAIASLIFFWADHWLKKHYTS; this is encoded by the coding sequence ATGAAAAACTCATGGTCAAAAGAAGGACTCACAGCAGCTCAGGTTGAAGAGCAAAAAGCTGCTGGTCACATCAATCAGATTTCAAAACAAGGACAAAATACATACTGGCTTATCTTTAAGCGCAATATCTTTACATTATTTAATCTCTTAAACCTTTTTATCGTCATTGCACTGCTGGCGGTCAAGGCTTGGTCTGACACGGTCTTTTTCAGTGTCATCATCATCAATGCCTGCTCTGGTATCCTCGTTGAGGTACGTGCCAAATGGATGATTGACAGGCTCAATCTCATCAGTCAAGATCTGGTAGAGGTCATCAGAGACGGCAAAACAGAAAAATTGCCACCCGATCAGCTGGTACTGGGGGATTTGATTACCCTCTCAACGGGAGATCAAGTGCCTAGTGACGCTAGAGTCGTCAGTGGCTTTGCCGAGCTCAATGAAGCTATGCTGACTGGAGAGAGCGACCTTGTGCCTAAGACAGCAGATAGCGAGATTCTTGCTGGGAGCTTTCTAGTTAGCGGACATATCATGGCTATCGTCCAAAAGGTCGGCGATGACAACTACGCTAGCAAGCTCATGCTGGAAGCTAAAAAAGACAAGGCTGTCGGCTCTCGTATCATCCAAGCTCTTGATCGTGTAGCTTCCTTCACAGGAAAAATCATCCTGCCATTTGGGATTGGACTGCTCCTAGAAGCCCTCTATCTCAAGAGTCTACCCACTAAGATAGCCGTCGTCTACACCTCGACACCACTTCTAGGGATGTTGCCAAAAGGCATTGCTCTCTTGACAATCACAGCTCTGCTGACTGCGGTCATCAAGCTGGGACGCAAGAAAGTCTTGGTACAGGAGATGTACTCTGTTGAGACCCTAGCGCATGTGGACACGCTCTGCCTTGACAAGACAGGTACCATTACCGAGGGAAAAATGCGACTTGAGCGCACTATTCCTCTAGGTGACACGCCAGTCGAGCTCTTTGAAAATTACCTGTCCACCTACATCACAGCAAGTGAGGACAGCAACCCAACTGCTCGTGCCATTAGACAAATCTACGGCAAAGGTGCCAGTCAACATGTTGTCACCGCTATTCCCTTTTCCAGCCAGAGAAAATGGGGAGCTATCTCTTTTTCAGACATCGGCTCACTCTATCTAGGAGCGCCAGAGCTGTTGATGAGCGAGCAGCCAAGAGCCATGCTAGAAGCGCAAGCCCAAGGCTCAAGGACACTTGTCCTCTGCCACAGCAAAAAGCCTTTGCGAGCGGATTTTGAACATCCTGCGGATGACTTAGTGCCGCTTGGACTCTTGATTATCGCAGACCCTATCCGAAAAGGAGTAACCTCAACACTTGACTACCTCAAGAGCCAAGATGTTGATTTACGTATCATCTCTGGGGACAACCCTGTCACTGTCTCCAATATCGCTAGAAAAGCAGGCTTTGACAACTATCAGTCTTATATCGACTGCTCTGTCCTATCAGAGACTGAACTGTCTGCCAAAATCCCTGAGACAACCATTTTTGGGCGAGTCTCACCTGAGCAAAAACGCCAAATCGTCCGTGAGTTAAAAGAACAGGAACGTACCGTCGCTATGACAGGAGATGGGGTCAACGACATCCTAGCACTACGTGAGGCAGACTGCTCCATTGCTATGGCTGAGGGCGACCCTGCCACTCGCCAAGTGGCTAATCTCGTGCTCTTAGAGTCTGACTTTAACGACGTGCCAGAGATTTTATTTGAAGGGCGCCGTGTCGTCAACAACATCGCTCGTGTAGCCCCTATCTTTCTGGTTAAAACGGTCTACTCCTTTGCTCTTGCTCTCCTTTGCCTGGTTAGTCCTTTGTTTGGCGATGTGATTATTTTTCCATTTACACCGCTGCAAGTGACTGTTGTCGATCAGTTCATGGAGGGGTTGCCACCGTTTCTTCTCAGCTTTGAGAGAAACAACAAGCTGGTTGAAAAAGATTTCTTACGCTTAGCAGTTCTCAAGGCGATTCCAAGTGGAATACTCATCACGGCTGGAGTACTGTTTATCCGTATTCTAGGGCATTTCTTTGCTTGGGGCTTATCCGAGCAGGCAGCTCTATCTTACTACATCCTAGGACTTGTGACACTGCTTTCTGTCTTGCGAGCAAGTCTGCCACTCAACCTCTGGCGTGGTTTGCTACTCTTTTTCTGGTCTTTCTTAGGCTTTATGATTTCAGCTTACTACCTCAGTCCTTTCTTGCAAATCAAGGTCACAAGCCACATCTTTACACCACTTATCGTCTTTATGGCGATAGCTAGCCTTATCTTCTTTTGGGCAGATCATTGGCTCAAAAAACACTACACAAGCTAA